TCACGCACGAGGTAGCGGTTCACCTGGAGGAAGTCGCCCGACAGCGTCTCTCGCTTGAACAGGTTGGACACCTGCGGCTCGATGCACTCGTAGCAGCCGACAATCGACGCAATCGTCGCCGTGGGCGCAATCGCAATCATCAGCGAGTTGCGCAGGCCGTGCTTCAGGATGCGCTGGCGCAGCGCATCCCAGCGCGCCGTGTCCTCGGGCACCACGCCCCAGGCGTCGAACTGCAGCTCGCCCTTCGCCGCCCGCGTCTCCGGGAAGGAGGGGTGCGCGCCGAGCTGCTCGGCCAGCTCGCACGAGGTGGTCAGGGCCGCGAAGTAGATCTCCTCGGAGATCTTCTTCGACAGCGCCCGCGCCTCGGGAGCGTCGAACGGCATGCGGAGCTGGAAGAACACGTCCTGCAGGCCCATCAGCCCCAGGCCCACCGGACGCCAGCGGCGGTTGGAGTCCGCGGCCGTGGAGATGGGGTAGTAGTTGAGGTCGATGACCCGGTCCAACTGCTTCAGGGCCAGGTGCGCGTTGGCGCGCAGGCGGTCGAAGTCGAACTTCCCGTCCACCACCATGCGGCTCAGGTTCAGCGAGCCCAGGTTGCACACCGCCGTCTCACCCTGGCTCGTCACCTCCAGGATTTCGGTGCAGAGGTTGGACAGGTGGATGACGTTGCCGTCCTTGCCCGTCTGGTTGCTCTTGCGGTTGCAGATGTCCTTGAAGGTCATCCAGCCGTTGCCCGTCTGCGCCAGCACCTTCATCATCCGGGCGTAGAGGTCACGCGCCTTCACCTTGCGCATGGCCAGGCCCTTGGCCTCGGCCTCTGCGTAGGCCTTCTCGAAGGCGTCGCCGTACAGGTCCGTCAGGTGCGGGACGACCTTCGGGTCGAACAGGCTCCAGTCGCCGTCTCCCTCCACGCGCTTCATGAAGAGGTCCGGCACCCAGTTGGCCAGGTTCAGGTTGTGCGTGCGGCGCGCGTCGTCGCCGGTGTTCTCACGCAGCTCGAGGAAGTCCTCGATGTCCGCGTGCCACGACTCCAGATAAACGCAGCAGGCGCCCTTGCGCTTGCCGCCCTGATTCACGGCGGCGACGGAGGCGTCCAGCGTCTTCAGCCAGGGGACGATGCCGTTGGAGTGGCCGTTGGTGGAGCGGATGAGCGAGCCGCGCGCGCGCACCCGGTGGTACGCCACGCCGATGCCGCCGGAGAACTTCGACAGCATCGCGATGTCCGAGTACTTCTTGTAGATGGCGTCCAGCTCGTCCGCGGGCGAGTCCAGCAGGAAGCAGCTGGAGAGCTGCTCGTGGCGCGTGCCCGAGTTGAACAGGGTGGGCGAGCTGGGCATGTACTCCAGCGAGCTGAACAGCCGGTACAGCTCAATCGCCTCGCGCGCGTTGTCGCCGCTGAGCGCGCAGGCCACGCGGAGGAAGAACTCCTGCGGCGTCTCCAGCACCTCGCGCGTCTGCGGGTTCTTCAGGAGGTACCGGTCATAGACGGTGCGCAGGCCGAAGTACTCGAAGAGGTCGTTGCGCGTCGGGTCGATGGCGGCGTTGAGCTTGCGCGCGTTGGCCTGGACGAACTGGAGCAGCCGGTCCGCGATGAGGCCGTGCTTGTGGCCGGCGGCGATGGACTGGCTGAAGGAGTGGATCTCCTGGTTGCTGACCTCCTTCTGGATGAAGGCGGACAGCAGGCGCGCGGAGAGGCGGCCGTACTCGGGCTCTTCGGCGATGAGGGCGGCGGCCGTCTGGATGGAGAGCCCGTCCAGCTCGCGCGTGGTGGCGCCGTCATACAGGCCGGAGATGGTCTTCGTGGCCACGCGCATGACGTCCACGCGGGGCAGGCCCACGCAGCAGCGACCCACCGCGCGGACAATCTTGTTGAGGTCCACCGGCTCCGCGCCGCCGTTGCGCTTCTTCACGCGCATCGTGGTGGCGCCGAACTCGGCGGGAGCGGTCTCCGTGGGTGCTGGCGCTGGCGCTGGCGTGGCCGTCATGGACGGCACCGGGTGGCCATTGGTGGTGGGCGGAACGGCCAGGTTGGCGGCAGCAGGCTTCACGGGCGTTTCGAAGTTCACGAGCGGCTCACTCCGGACAAAGGCATGGCCTTGGGCAGACGCGGGTATCTGCCCCGGGGAGGACGGACCCCAGGCCACGCTACTGGAAAAGTGTTCAGGTGAGACCCGTCCTGTGAGGGGACGGGTCTAGGGTCTGGGGGAGGCCGGGAGGATGGGGTCTTTTATGAGGCAGCAGTTCGCTGTGCGCAAGTAACCCACAACCCCTCCTCAGCCCCACGTCACGGCGGCGTCTCCGGCTGGGGCCCCGGCGACCGGCCACAAGCTATGGGGGGGTCCCCAGCCTGTCAACGCGAGATCTAGTGCTTGGGTGGGCTCGATCATTGCAATCTATGATCGATCTCCAACACGTTTCGTCACGTTCTCCTGACGACACTCGGTGAGGGCCTCAGCGACGCAGTGTATGGGCCTCCTGGAATCCAACCTGAGCGGCCGGAAATGGCGCCAGGTCAGGGGGTGTCGCCTGCGTCCTGGACCTCCGGAACCGGCGCCGGGGGCGGCGTCCCTTCCGGGGTGCTACCTGTAGGTGCAGGTGCGGGAGCCGGCGGCTCCGGGGCGGGCTGAGGCGGGGGCTGCCGTGCCGCCTCGGGGCCGCTCAGGGTGTGGACGGCGCGGCGGAGGGCTTCTTCCAGTTCCCGGGCGGGGGGCGTGACGGCGGTGAGCATCTGGTTGGCGCTGCGGGCGTGGCGGCTCTCGCTCTCGGCGGCCATCTTGAGCTGGGTGAGGGCGTCGCCCACGAGGCGGCGGGCGTCCTCCAGCTTCTGGCGGGCCTGGTAGTAGGCGACGTCCGTCATGAGCTTCTTGAGCGTCAGGCTCTGCTCCTCGGTGATGCCTGAGAGCTTCTCAGCGCGACGCAGGTAGTAGAGGCCCTGGTCCACCCTGGCGGGCTCGTCCGAGGCGATTCTGGGGCGCGCCAGGGCCTCCAGGAGGGGAAAGAGGGCGCGGTCCAGCTCGTCGCGCTCGGTGAACTTCTGCTGGACGAGCGCGGTGACGTCCTGGCCCTCCACGGCGATGGGGGCGTAGGCGTCCGCCAGCCGCGGGTCCCCGGGGCGGTAGGGGACGGCGCCCATGGGGGCGTTGCGGCCCTTCATCACCGCCAGCTGCCCGTCCAGGAGGGCCAGGGTGAAGGTGCGCGCGTTGAGCTGGGAGAGGAGGAAGACGCTCACACCCGTCAGGCCGAGGATGAGCGTGAAGACGATGAGCCGCGTGAAGGTGCGCCTGGCCCGGTAGCCGAAACCCTGTTGTCCCGCTGCGTTCATGTCGCCTGCTCTCCTGTCGTCCAGGCGCGAGGCCGATTTTCGGCCCTGGCGCTTAACTTGGGGCTCGGTCGCCCACGGCTATACTCCCACCCCCGAACACACCCATGCATCACACATTCCGCCGCATGGGGCCCAGTGAACTGCTGCCCCGGTACATTTTCGCGGAGAGCCTCTTCGCCCGTCGCCGGGTGCTGGAAGTCGACGCCGTCGCCTCGACGGGCGGCGAGAGCGCGCGCTTCCTCGTCGAGCGCGGCGCGCGCGCCGTGGTGTCGTGCGACGCGGACGTGACGGCGGTGGAGGCGGCGCAGAAGGCCCACGGGGGCCCGGCGCTGCGCTTCCGTGCCAACGTCTACGACGACTTCGAGTCCGGCAGCTTCGACGTGGTGCTGGTGGCGGACCTGGCGCCGTACGTGAAGGCTCCGGAGCTGCTGGCGGAGCTGGCGCGGCTGGTGACGAAGCAGGGCTACCTCCTGGGCGGCCTGCGCAACG
Above is a genomic segment from Pyxidicoccus trucidator containing:
- a CDS encoding ribonucleoside-diphosphate reductase subunit alpha, which encodes MRVKKRNGGAEPVDLNKIVRAVGRCCVGLPRVDVMRVATKTISGLYDGATTRELDGLSIQTAAALIAEEPEYGRLSARLLSAFIQKEVSNQEIHSFSQSIAAGHKHGLIADRLLQFVQANARKLNAAIDPTRNDLFEYFGLRTVYDRYLLKNPQTREVLETPQEFFLRVACALSGDNAREAIELYRLFSSLEYMPSSPTLFNSGTRHEQLSSCFLLDSPADELDAIYKKYSDIAMLSKFSGGIGVAYHRVRARGSLIRSTNGHSNGIVPWLKTLDASVAAVNQGGKRKGACCVYLESWHADIEDFLELRENTGDDARRTHNLNLANWVPDLFMKRVEGDGDWSLFDPKVVPHLTDLYGDAFEKAYAEAEAKGLAMRKVKARDLYARMMKVLAQTGNGWMTFKDICNRKSNQTGKDGNVIHLSNLCTEILEVTSQGETAVCNLGSLNLSRMVVDGKFDFDRLRANAHLALKQLDRVIDLNYYPISTAADSNRRWRPVGLGLMGLQDVFFQLRMPFDAPEARALSKKISEEIYFAALTTSCELAEQLGAHPSFPETRAAKGELQFDAWGVVPEDTARWDALRQRILKHGLRNSLMIAIAPTATIASIVGCYECIEPQVSNLFKRETLSGDFLQVNRYLVRDLQALGIWNENVRNRIKMAEGSVQDITELPENLRAVYRTAWEIPMRSLIDMGADRGAFIDQSQSLNLFVETPNIGKLSSMYFYAWQKGLKTTYYLRSRPATRIAKATVNGAGMGTTMPATPAPVEAKATEAEAVACSLENPEACEACQ
- a CDS encoding IF-2 protein — encoded protein: MNAAGQQGFGYRARRTFTRLIVFTLILGLTGVSVFLLSQLNARTFTLALLDGQLAVMKGRNAPMGAVPYRPGDPRLADAYAPIAVEGQDVTALVQQKFTERDELDRALFPLLEALARPRIASDEPARVDQGLYYLRRAEKLSGITEEQSLTLKKLMTDVAYYQARQKLEDARRLVGDALTQLKMAAESESRHARSANQMLTAVTPPARELEEALRRAVHTLSGPEAARQPPPQPAPEPPAPAPAPTGSTPEGTPPPAPVPEVQDAGDTP